A single genomic interval of Juglans regia cultivar Chandler chromosome 1, Walnut 2.0, whole genome shotgun sequence harbors:
- the LOC109010612 gene encoding probable pectinesterase/pectinesterase inhibitor 51 has translation MACIFFVSLVLFLSLSPGAVKPSPDAPSSVSPAIRQACKATRFPSQCETSLTQSNHVPPNPTPLQLIQSAIWVSSQNLHTAQSMVKSIKDSSAGNANLTAAAKSCTEALSNSEYRVSRTTEDALPHGRIKDARIWLSASLQYQQGCWSALKLVNDTQMVNSTMSLLDSLAGLTSNALSMVFSYDIYGNETGSWAPPKTERDQFWEGTGGSGSDFRGGFPSKLTADATVCKDGSGGCYKTVQEAVNATPDNAGQRKFVIHIKEGVYDEIVRIPLEKKNVVFLGDGMGKTVITGSLNVGMPGLSTYHTATVGVLGDGFMANGLTIQNTAGPNAHQAVAFRSDSDLSVIENCEFLGNQDTLYPRALRQFYKSCRIQGNVDFIFGNSASIFQDCHILVSPRQEDPAKGEQNAITAHSRNDPAQSTGFVFQNCLINGTEEYMVLYHNNPKVHRNYLGRPWKEYSRTVFINCNLEALITPEGWMPWDGDFALKTLYYGEFGNSGPGSNFSQRVTWSSQIPIDHILTYSVEKFIQGDEWIPSSS, from the exons ATGGCCTGCATCTTCTTTGTCTCCCTtgtcctttttctttccctctctcccGGTGCCGTCAAACCCAGTCCTGATGCTCCCTCCTCCGTCTCTCCCGCGATCCGCCAGGCCTGCAAGGCCACTCGCTTCCCTAGCCAATGCGAGACCTCTTTGACCCAATCCAACCACGTGCCCCCCAACCCCACTCCTCTCCAGCTCATCCAGTCCGCCATCTGGGTCTCCTCCCAGAACCTCCACACCGCCCAATCCATGGTCAAGTCCATCAAGGACTCCTCCGCGGGGAATGCGAACCTCACCGCGGCCGCCAAAAGCTGCACGGAGGCCCTCAGCAACTCCGAGTACCGGGTCTCTCGGACTACCGAAGACGCACTGCCACATGGAAGGATCAAGGATGCGAGAATCTGGTTGAGCGCCTCCTTGCAATACCAACAAGGTTGCTGGTCCGCGCTCAAGTTAGTGAACGACACCCAGATGGTGAACTCGACGATGTCGCTTCTGGACTCGTTGGCTGGGCTCACGAGTAATGCGCTGAGCATGGTGTTCTCATACGATATTTACGGGAACGAGACTGGGTCGTGGGCCCCGCCCAAGACCGAGCGGGACCAATTCTGGGAGGGAACTGGCGGCTCTGGGTCGGATTTTCGGGGCGGCTTCCCGTCGAAGCTAACGGCGGACGCGACCGTGTGTAAGGACGGGAGTGGCGGGTGCTACAAGACGGTGCAGGAGGCAGTGAACGCCACACCTGATAACGCCGGGCAACGGAAGTTTGTGATACATATAAAGGAGGGGGTATACGATGAAATCGTCAGAATCCCGTTAGAGAAGAAGAACGTGGTGTTTTTAGGAGACGGGATGGGCAAAACGGTCATTACGGGGTCGTTGAACGTCGGCATGCCTGGGCTTTCGACATACCACACAGCTACAGTTG GTGTTCTTGGTGATGGATTCATGGCCAACGGCCTCACAATCCAGAACACGGCTGGTCCTAATGCACACCAAGCAGTGGCCTTCAGATCAGACAGTGATCTATCCGTCATTGAGAACTGCGAATTCTTAGGCAATCAAGATACACTTTATCCTCGTGCCCTCCGCCAATTCTACAAATCATGCCGCATCCAAGGAAATGTGGATTTCATTTTTGGAAACTCAGCATCAATTTTTCAAGACTGTCATATCTTAGTCTCCCCTCGACAAGAAGATCCAGCAAAGGGCGAGCAAAATGCTATCACTGCACATAGCAGAAACGACCCTGCACAATCCACAGGTTTTGTTTTTCAGAATTGCTTGATAAATGGCACCGAGGAATACATGGTACTGTATCATAACAATCCCAAAGTACACCGTAATTATTTAGGGAGGCCATGGAAGGAGTACTCAAGGACAGTTTTTATAAACTGTAACTTGGAAGCTCTTATTACACCAGAAGGCTGGATGCCATGGGATGGTGATTTTGCATTGAAAACACTCTATTATGGGGAATTTGGGAATTCTGGACCAGGCTCTAATTTTTCCCAAAGAGTAACCTGGAGTAGCCAAATCCCGATAGATCACATACTCACATATTCTGTCGAGAAGTTTATCCAAGGAGATGAGTGGATTCCATCTTCTTCGTAA
- the LOC109021794 gene encoding probable pectinesterase/pectinesterase inhibitor 51, translating to MACIFFVSLVLFLSLSPGAVKPNPDAPSSISPAIRQACKATRFPIPCETSLTQSNQVPPNPTPLQLIQSAIWVSSQNLHTAQSMVKSILDSSAGNVNRTSAAKNCLESLTSSEYRISRTTEDALPHGRIKDARIWMSASLLYQQDCWSALKYANDTQMVNSTMSFLDSLVGLTSNALSMVVSYSIHGNETGSWAPPKTERDRFWERAGGSGSDFQGGFPSKLKADATVCKDGSGGCYKTVQEAVNAAPHNAGERKFVIRIKEGVYEETVRIPLEKKNVVFLGDGMGKTVITGSLNVGQPGIWTYNTATVAVLGDGFMASGLTIQNTAGPDKHQAVAFRSDSDLSIIENCEFLGHQDTLYARSLRQFYKSCRIQGNVDFIFGNSASVFQDCQILICPRQVDPAKGEKNTITAHSRNDPAQSTGFVFRNCLINGTKEYMALYHNNPKVHLNYLGRPWKLYSRTVFIHCNLEALITPEGWMPWDGDFALTTLYYGEFGNSGPGSNVSKRVTWSNQIPTGHIHTYSVENFIQGDEWIPSSH from the exons ATGGCCTGCATCTTCTTTGTCTCCCTtgtcctttttctttccctctctcccGGTGCCGTCAAACCCAATCCTGATGCTCCCTCCTCCATCTCTCCCGCGATCCGCCAGGCCTGCAAGGCCACTCGCTTCCCTATCCCATGCGAGACCTCTTTGACCCAATCCAACCAAGTGCCCCCCAACCCCACCCCTCTCCAGCTCATCCAGTCCGCTATCTGGGTCTCCTCCCAGAACCTCCACACTGCCCAATCCATGGTCAAGTCCATCCTGGACTCCTCCGCCGGGAATGTGAACCGCACCTCGGCCGCCAAAAACTGCTTGGAGTCCCTCACAAGCTCCGAGTACCGGATCTCTCGGACTACCGAAGACGCACTGCCACATGGCAGGATCAAGGATGCGAGAATCTGGATGAGCGCCTCCTTGCTCTACCAACAAGATTGCTGGTCCGCGCTCAAGTACGCGAACGATACCCAGATGGTGAACTCGACTATGTCGTTTCTGGACTCGTTAGTTGGGCTCACGAGTAACGCGCTGAGCATGGTGGTCTCGTACAGTATTCACGGGAACGAGACCGGGTCGTGGGCCCCGCCCAAGACCGAGCGGGACCGGTTCTGGGAGAGAGCCGGCGGCTCTGGGTCAGATTTCCAGGGCGGCTTCCCGTCGAAACTAAAGGCGGATGCTACCGTGTGTAAGGACGGGAGTGGCGGGTGCTACAAGACGGTGCAGGAGGCAGTGAATGCCGCACCTCATAACGCCGGGGAACGGAAGTTCGTGATACGTATAAAGGAGGGGGTATACGAGGAAACCGTCAGAATCCCATTAGAGAAGAAGAACGTGGTGTTTTTAGGAGACGGGATGGGCAAAACGGTCATTACGGGGTCGTTGAACGTTGGCCAGCCCGGGATTTGGACATACAACACAGCCACAGTTG CTGTTCTTGGCGATGGATTTATGGCTAGCGGCCTCACAATCCAAAACACGGCTGGTCCTGATAAACACCAAGCAGTGGCCTTCAGATCAGACAGTGATCTATCCATCATCGAGAACTGCGAATTCTTAGGCCATCAAGATACACTCTATGCTCGCTCCCTTCGCCAATTCTACAAATCATGCCGCATCCAGGGAAATGTGGACTTTATTTTTGGAAACTCAGCATCAGTTTTTCAAGACTGCCAGATCTTAATCTGCCCCCGGCAAGTAGATCCAGCAAAGGGCGAGAAAAATACTATCACTGCACATAGCAGAAATGACCCTGCACAATCCACAGGTTTTGTTTTTCGAAATTGTTTGATAAATGGCACCAAGGAATACATGGCACTGTATCATAACAATCCCAAAGTACACCTTAATTATTTGGGGAGGCCATGGAAGTTGTACTCGAGGACAGTTTTCATACACTGTAACTTAGAAGCTCTTATTACACCAGAAGGCTGGATGCCATGGGATGGCGATTTTGCATTGACAACACTCTATTATGGGGAATTTGGGAATTCTGGACCAGGCTCTAATGTATCCAAGAGAGTAACCTGGAGTAACCAGATCCCGACAGGGCACATACACACATATTCCGTCGAGAATTTTATCCAAGGAGATGAGTGGATTCCATCTTCTCATTAA